One window from the genome of Pararhizobium gei encodes:
- the ureC gene encoding urease subunit alpha has translation MSYKMSRAAYANMFGPTTGDKVRLADTELFIEVEKDFTIYGEEVKFGGGKVIRDGMGQSQVTRADGAVDTVITNALIVDHTGIVKADIGLKNGRIVGIGKAGNPDTQPGVTIIVGPSTEAIAGEGKIVTAGGMDSHIHFICPQQIEEALMSGITTMLGGGSGPAHGTLATTCTGAWHIERMIESFDAFPMNLALAGKGNASLPAGIVEMVMSGASSLKLHEDWGTTPAAIDCCLSVADEYDVQVMIHTDTLNESGFVEDTIAAIKGRTIHAFHTEGAGGGHAPDIIKICGQPNVIPSSTNPTRPYTKNTLAEHLDMLMVCHHLSPSIPEDIAFAESRIRKETIAAEDILHDIGAFSIISSDSQAMGRVGEVAIRTWQTADKMKRQRGRLAQETGENDNFRVKRYIAKYTINPAIAHGVSHQVGSVEVGKRADLVLWNPAFFGVKPELVLLGGSIAAAPMGDPNASIPTPQPVHYRLMFGAYGKNRTNSSVTFVSQASLDAGLKARLGVAKDLVAVQNTRGGIGKHSMVHNDLTPHMEVDPETYEVRADGELLTCEPATVLPMAQRYFLF, from the coding sequence ATGTCCTACAAAATGTCGCGCGCGGCCTATGCCAATATGTTCGGCCCCACCACGGGCGACAAGGTCCGGCTGGCGGATACGGAACTGTTCATCGAGGTGGAGAAGGACTTCACCATCTATGGCGAAGAGGTGAAGTTCGGCGGCGGCAAGGTCATTCGCGACGGTATGGGGCAGAGCCAGGTGACGCGCGCCGACGGGGCCGTCGATACTGTTATCACCAATGCCCTGATCGTCGATCATACGGGAATTGTCAAAGCCGATATCGGGTTGAAAAACGGCCGCATCGTCGGCATCGGCAAGGCCGGCAATCCGGACACGCAGCCGGGCGTCACGATCATCGTCGGCCCCTCGACTGAGGCCATTGCCGGCGAGGGCAAGATCGTTACCGCGGGCGGCATGGACAGCCATATCCACTTCATCTGCCCGCAGCAGATCGAGGAAGCGCTGATGAGCGGCATCACCACCATGCTCGGCGGCGGCTCCGGACCGGCGCACGGGACGCTCGCCACGACCTGCACCGGTGCCTGGCATATCGAACGGATGATCGAGAGTTTCGATGCCTTTCCGATGAACCTGGCGCTCGCGGGAAAAGGCAATGCGTCGCTGCCGGCCGGAATTGTCGAGATGGTCATGTCGGGTGCAAGTTCGCTGAAACTACACGAGGACTGGGGCACGACCCCGGCGGCGATCGATTGCTGCCTCTCGGTGGCCGACGAATATGACGTGCAGGTGATGATCCACACCGATACGCTGAACGAAAGCGGCTTCGTCGAGGATACGATCGCCGCCATCAAGGGGCGCACCATACACGCCTTCCACACGGAAGGGGCAGGCGGCGGCCACGCGCCAGATATCATCAAGATCTGCGGCCAGCCGAACGTCATTCCCTCGTCCACCAATCCGACGCGGCCCTATACCAAAAACACGCTGGCCGAACATCTCGACATGCTGATGGTCTGCCATCATTTGTCGCCCTCCATTCCGGAAGACATCGCCTTTGCAGAAAGCCGCATCCGCAAGGAGACGATCGCGGCCGAGGATATCCTGCACGATATCGGCGCCTTCTCGATCATTTCTTCCGACAGTCAGGCGATGGGCCGCGTCGGCGAAGTGGCGATCCGTACCTGGCAGACGGCGGACAAGATGAAACGCCAGCGCGGTCGCCTGGCCCAGGAGACCGGCGAGAACGACAATTTCCGGGTGAAGCGGTATATTGCAAAATATACGATCAACCCCGCCATCGCCCATGGCGTCAGCCATCAGGTCGGCTCGGTCGAAGTCGGAAAGCGTGCCGATCTCGTCCTCTGGAACCCGGCCTTTTTCGGCGTCAAGCCGGAACTGGTGCTGCTCGGCGGCTCGATTGCGGCGGCGCCGATGGGCGACCCCAATGCCTCGATCCCCACACCGCAGCCGGTGCATTACCGCCTGATGTTCGGCGCCTATGGCAAGAACCGGACGAATTCCTCGGTCACCTTCGTGTCGCAGGCTTCGCTCGATGCAGGGCTGAAGGCGCGGCTTGGTGTCGCCAAGGATCTGGTGGCGGTGCAGAATACTCGTGGGGGTATCGGCAAGCATTCGATGGTCCACAACGACCTCACGCCGCATATGGAGGTGGATCCGGAGACGTATGAAGTGCGCGCCGATGGAGAATTGCTGACCTGCGAACCGGCGACCGTGCTGCCGATGGCGCAGCGCTATTTCCTGTTCTAG
- a CDS encoding Urease operon accessory protein: protein MTAGRTIMIVGNGPVADGAAAVIDAADMVIRFNDCRSCGAGGVKTDIVAVCNTGRPALAMLGGGAWKTSAAVRQAGAIWCVRSAEKLQALRPDIERHHPDLNDLCDDYTDGFRAFAKATGRSFRVIPGSVHDSVDTGLKPFHARRYVVPSSGLIVIAEVLANVRLRGDRVVLSGFGHAGWAGHPFAAERRYVDALVATARLSRFDDNFLPAIAQGA, encoded by the coding sequence GTGACAGCAGGCCGGACCATCATGATCGTCGGAAACGGGCCGGTTGCCGATGGCGCTGCTGCTGTCATTGATGCTGCCGATATGGTCATCCGCTTCAACGACTGCCGGTCCTGCGGCGCAGGGGGCGTGAAAACCGATATCGTCGCCGTCTGCAATACCGGGCGTCCGGCATTAGCCATGCTTGGCGGCGGCGCGTGGAAAACAAGCGCTGCCGTGCGACAGGCAGGCGCCATCTGGTGTGTCAGGTCAGCCGAAAAACTGCAGGCATTGCGGCCTGATATCGAGAGACACCACCCGGATCTCAACGATCTCTGCGACGACTATACAGATGGCTTTCGTGCTTTCGCCAAGGCGACCGGCCGCTCCTTCCGCGTCATTCCGGGCTCTGTGCATGACAGCGTCGATACAGGTTTGAAACCGTTCCATGCCCGCCGCTATGTCGTGCCGAGCAGCGGCCTGATCGTGATTGCCGAGGTGCTGGCAAACGTCCGCCTGCGTGGTGATCGGGTGGTACTTTCTGGTTTCGGTCACGCCGGCTGGGCCGGGCATCCGTTTGCAGCAGAACGCCGCTATGTCGATGCGCTGGTTGCAACAGCACGGCTTTCGCGTTTCGATGATAATTTCTTACCCGCCATTGCTCAGGGAGCCTAA
- a CDS encoding urease subunit beta — protein MIPGEIIADSGEIELNAGLETVTLQVSNTGDRPIQVGSHYHFAETNAGLSFDRSLAHGRRLDIPAGTAVRFEPGQMRNVTLIPFSGKREVYGFRQQVMGKL, from the coding sequence ATGATTCCCGGTGAAATCATTGCCGACAGCGGCGAGATCGAACTGAACGCGGGCTTGGAAACGGTAACGTTGCAGGTGTCGAACACCGGCGACCGGCCGATCCAGGTGGGCAGCCATTATCATTTTGCCGAAACCAATGCTGGTCTTTCCTTCGACCGCAGCCTGGCGCATGGCAGGCGGCTGGATATCCCGGCGGGAACCGCCGTGCGCTTTGAGCCCGGACAGATGCGCAACGTCACGCTCATCCCCTTTTCCGGCAAGCGCGAAGTCTACGGCTTCCGGCAGCAGGTCATGGGCAAGTTATGA
- a CDS encoding DUF1272 domain-containing protein encodes MLQLRPNCECCNKDLPPGTREAMICSFECTFCTHCASEVLHGKCPNCGGELVRRPVRPAAKLGKFPASTERVLKADGCAPIKAA; translated from the coding sequence GTGCTGCAATTGAGACCAAACTGCGAGTGCTGCAACAAGGACCTGCCGCCCGGCACGCGCGAGGCAATGATCTGCAGTTTCGAATGCACCTTCTGCACGCATTGTGCATCGGAGGTTCTTCACGGGAAATGCCCCAATTGCGGCGGCGAACTCGTTCGCCGGCCCGTACGGCCCGCGGCGAAGCTTGGCAAATTTCCAGCATCCACGGAGCGTGTCTTAAAGGCGGACGGCTGCGCACCGATCAAGGCTGCCTGA
- a CDS encoding urease subunit gamma, with amino-acid sequence MNLTPREKDKLLISMAAIVARRRLERGVKLNHPEAIALISDYVVEGARDGRSVAELMEAGAHVITRDQVMEGIPEMIHDIQIEATFPDGTKLVTVHEPIR; translated from the coding sequence ATGAACCTCACTCCCCGTGAAAAAGACAAGTTGTTGATCTCCATGGCGGCCATCGTAGCACGCCGGCGTCTGGAGCGCGGGGTGAAGCTCAACCATCCCGAGGCAATCGCCTTGATCAGCGACTATGTGGTCGAAGGCGCGCGCGACGGACGTTCGGTGGCCGAGCTGATGGAAGCGGGAGCGCATGTCATCACCCGCGATCAGGTCATGGAGGGTATTCCCGAGATGATCCACGACATCCAGATCGAAGCGACGTTTCCGGACGGCACCAAGCTGGTGACTGTCCACGAACCCATTCGCTGA
- a CDS encoding urease accessory protein UreD — MAEAAAIAPQRAWGKGRLVAKPFAGRTRLSEFYQEGCAKIRLPDTFDATMEAVLINSSGGLTGGDHLEWEFSAGEGTHLTLTTQACEKIYKASAGTATVDTAITVGTGATVHWLPQETILFDRASLSRRLEVDIADGGEFLAVEAVLMGRKAMGEAMRTGLFEDRWRIRKEGRLFHAENLRFSGDVAALVAENAVLGEQVAFATLFYTGAGCELYLDALRAIVGAGGGVSRLHVCGHDKLISRVAAADGYALRKIIIPMISCLRKDASVPKVWNL, encoded by the coding sequence ATGGCTGAAGCTGCGGCAATCGCTCCGCAAAGGGCATGGGGCAAGGGGCGGCTCGTGGCAAAGCCTTTTGCCGGGCGCACGCGGCTTTCGGAATTCTATCAGGAAGGATGCGCCAAGATCCGCCTGCCCGATACGTTCGATGCAACGATGGAAGCGGTGCTGATCAACAGTTCGGGCGGGCTGACCGGCGGCGATCATCTGGAGTGGGAATTTTCGGCGGGCGAGGGGACGCACCTGACGCTGACAACGCAGGCCTGCGAGAAAATCTACAAGGCAAGCGCCGGCACGGCGACCGTCGACACGGCGATTACCGTGGGGACCGGGGCGACGGTTCATTGGCTGCCGCAGGAGACGATCCTGTTCGACCGTGCCTCCCTGTCGCGCCGGCTTGAAGTCGATATTGCGGACGGCGGCGAATTCCTGGCCGTGGAAGCCGTCCTTATGGGACGCAAGGCCATGGGTGAGGCGATGCGCACGGGTCTGTTCGAGGATCGCTGGCGCATCCGAAAGGAGGGTAGGCTGTTTCATGCGGAAAACCTGAGGTTTTCGGGAGACGTCGCGGCGCTCGTGGCTGAAAATGCCGTGCTTGGGGAGCAGGTCGCCTTCGCGACTCTGTTCTACACGGGGGCGGGCTGCGAGCTCTACCTGGACGCACTGCGAGCCATTGTTGGCGCCGGGGGCGGCGTAAGCCGGCTTCATGTGTGCGGACACGACAAGCTGATATCCCGTGTCGCGGCGGCCGATGGGTATGCCTTGAGAAAAATCATCATTCCGATGATTTCGTGCTTGCGCAAGGACGCCTCTGTGCCGAAAGTCTGGAACCTGTAA
- the urtE gene encoding urea ABC transporter ATP-binding subunit UrtE translates to MLTVDNINLHYGAAQALRGVSITAPMGKITCVLGRNGVGKTSLLRAITGQHGPSAGSITFNGTELNGMAPYNRAKHGIGFVPQGREIFPLLTVKENLESGYAPVARKDRFIPDDIFSLFPILQTMLGRRGGDLSGGQQQQLAIGRALVTRPKILVLDEPTEGIQPSIIKDIGRAIQYLRDSTGMAILLVEQYLDFCRELADHVYIMDRGEIVHQGPAETLDTPEARRHLTV, encoded by the coding sequence ATGCTGACCGTCGACAACATCAATCTCCACTATGGCGCTGCCCAGGCATTGCGCGGCGTCTCCATTACGGCACCCATGGGAAAGATTACCTGTGTGCTCGGTCGCAACGGCGTCGGCAAGACCAGCCTGCTTCGGGCGATCACCGGCCAGCATGGGCCGAGTGCCGGATCCATCACCTTCAACGGTACCGAGCTGAACGGCATGGCGCCCTATAATCGCGCCAAGCACGGTATCGGTTTCGTGCCGCAGGGACGGGAGATTTTTCCGCTTCTGACGGTAAAGGAAAATCTGGAATCGGGCTACGCGCCGGTGGCCCGCAAGGATCGTTTCATTCCCGACGATATTTTCAGTCTGTTTCCCATTTTGCAGACCATGCTGGGGCGTCGTGGCGGCGATCTCTCCGGTGGGCAGCAGCAGCAACTGGCGATCGGCCGGGCGCTGGTGACGCGGCCGAAAATTCTCGTGCTCGACGAGCCGACCGAGGGCATCCAACCGTCGATCATCAAGGATATTGGCCGGGCGATCCAATATCTGCGCGACTCCACGGGGATGGCGATTCTCTTGGTGGAACAATATCTTGACTTCTGCCGCGAGCTTGCAGACCATGTCTACATCATGGATCGGGGCGAGATCGTGCATCAAGGGCCGGCAGAGACGCTGGACACGCCGGAAGCACGCCGCCACCTTACGGTTTAA
- the urtD gene encoding urea ABC transporter ATP-binding protein UrtD, with translation MDAKTSNSLLYLDGVSVSFDGFRALNSLSFVVEPGELRAIIGPNGAGKTTMMDIITGKTRPDSGKVFFNGDIDLTKKDEADIAQLGIGRKFQKPTVFESHTVWDNIELALNRKRGVFSTLFYRLTPADKARIEEILETVRMTARKDDLAANLSHGQKQWLEIGMLLAQEPKLLLVDEPVAGMTDAETSETAVLLKEIAKTRSVVVVEHDMGFIRDLGVKVTCLAEGSVLAEGSIDFVSNDPKVIENYLGR, from the coding sequence ATGGATGCAAAAACTTCCAATAGCCTGCTGTATCTCGACGGTGTTTCCGTGTCCTTCGACGGCTTCAGGGCACTGAATTCCCTGTCCTTCGTTGTCGAGCCGGGAGAGCTGCGCGCGATTATCGGCCCGAACGGTGCCGGGAAGACGACGATGATGGATATCATCACCGGCAAGACCCGGCCAGATAGCGGCAAGGTCTTCTTCAACGGCGATATCGATCTGACGAAGAAAGACGAAGCCGATATCGCCCAGCTCGGCATTGGCCGCAAGTTCCAGAAGCCGACGGTGTTCGAGAGCCACACGGTCTGGGACAATATCGAGCTGGCGCTGAACCGGAAGCGTGGTGTGTTTTCGACCCTGTTCTATCGTCTCACACCCGCTGACAAGGCGCGCATCGAGGAGATTCTGGAGACGGTGCGCATGACCGCCCGCAAGGACGATCTCGCCGCCAATCTCTCCCACGGGCAGAAACAATGGCTGGAGATCGGCATGCTTCTGGCGCAGGAGCCGAAGCTGCTTCTCGTCGACGAGCCGGTGGCTGGCATGACCGATGCCGAGACCAGCGAGACGGCCGTGCTTCTGAAGGAAATCGCCAAGACCCGTTCGGTCGTCGTCGTCGAGCACGACATGGGCTTCATTCGTGATCTGGGGGTCAAGGTGACGTGCCTTGCCGAAGGTTCGGTGCTGGCCGAAGGTTCGATCGATTTCGTCAGCAATGATCCGAAGGTGATCGAGAATTATCTGGGGCGGTGA
- the urtC gene encoding urea ABC transporter permease subunit UrtC, protein MISQMLFSRHEKKTLWAVFIILIAAVFVPLSNLLIPADTFFHVPGHLVPLLGKYLCYALLALALDLVWGYCGILSLGHGAFFALGGYAMGMYLMRQIGDRGVYANPLLPDFMVFLNWNELPWYWYGFNHFAFAALMVLLVPGLLAFVFGWLAFRSRVTGVYLSIITQAMTYALLLAFFRNEMGFGGNNGLTDFKEILGFNVQAGGTRAALFAATATALALALILSSAIVRSKYGKVLVGVRDAESRTRFLGYRVENMKLFIFTVSAMMAGVAGALYVPQVGIINPGEFAPANSIEVVIWTAVGGRGTLIGPIIGAILVNFGKSIFTAAFPEFWLFALGALFVATTLFLPKGVVGTVQQFMSSRREQKKADAVEKAYQDKAAAKAEGPMPSLEPQAAE, encoded by the coding sequence ATGATTTCGCAAATGCTGTTCAGCCGGCACGAGAAGAAGACGCTCTGGGCAGTCTTCATCATCCTCATTGCCGCAGTCTTCGTTCCACTGTCGAACCTGCTCATTCCGGCCGACACTTTCTTCCATGTGCCGGGACATCTGGTGCCGCTGCTCGGCAAATATCTCTGCTATGCACTGCTGGCGCTGGCGCTTGATCTTGTCTGGGGCTATTGCGGCATTCTTTCCCTGGGCCACGGCGCCTTCTTCGCGCTCGGCGGCTACGCCATGGGCATGTATCTCATGCGCCAGATCGGCGACCGCGGCGTTTACGCCAATCCGCTGCTGCCGGATTTCATGGTCTTTCTCAACTGGAACGAACTGCCCTGGTACTGGTACGGTTTCAATCACTTCGCATTTGCCGCGCTGATGGTTCTGCTGGTGCCCGGCCTGCTCGCCTTCGTCTTTGGATGGCTCGCCTTCCGCTCGCGTGTCACCGGCGTTTATCTGTCGATCATTACCCAGGCGATGACCTATGCCCTGCTTCTCGCGTTTTTCCGCAACGAGATGGGCTTCGGCGGCAATAACGGTCTGACCGATTTCAAGGAAATCCTCGGCTTCAACGTGCAGGCCGGCGGAACCCGTGCGGCGCTGTTTGCCGCAACGGCTACGGCGCTGGCGCTGGCGCTCATCCTCAGCTCCGCCATCGTCCGCTCGAAATACGGCAAGGTGCTGGTCGGGGTCCGCGATGCCGAAAGCCGCACCCGCTTCCTCGGTTATCGGGTGGAGAACATGAAGCTCTTCATCTTCACGGTTTCGGCCATGATGGCGGGCGTTGCCGGCGCCCTTTACGTGCCGCAGGTCGGCATCATCAATCCTGGTGAGTTTGCGCCGGCAAACTCGATCGAAGTCGTCATCTGGACGGCAGTGGGTGGGCGCGGCACCCTGATCGGACCGATCATCGGCGCCATCCTCGTCAATTTCGGGAAGAGCATCTTCACTGCCGCCTTCCCGGAATTCTGGCTCTTTGCGCTGGGCGCCCTGTTCGTCGCCACGACGCTGTTCCTGCCGAAGGGTGTGGTCGGCACGGTCCAGCAGTTCATGTCTTCCCGCAGGGAACAGAAGAAAGCGGATGCCGTTGAAAAAGCCTATCAGGACAAGGCCGCAGCAAAGGCTGAAGGTCCGATGCCTTCCCTCGAACCCCAGGCTGCGGAGTAA
- the urtB gene encoding urea ABC transporter permease subunit UrtB, protein MYRAIQTFLVATCLLLSCLATGLHAQETIRSYVNALGIGGFPQKIEAVKSLAASGDPKVGEILQNLSDGKLYAPKTGGKVYLEGADAGTYVDVLTGAPVADAPGNLAKIRLNNGLRGAIGAALSQLTLLSPDRAARLAASRDLLKDANPDNLELLNSALAQEKDAEIKTTMEAARAVILLKTDASVEEKSAAIEMIAARGNRDALTILSMALSTAPDDLKPAIEKHMSAIQGSLALWDVAQNIWYGLSLGSVLLLAAIGLAITFGVMGIINMAHGEMVMLGAYTTYVVQQSLSAISPELATYSLAFAVPAAFLFTGLVGVGIERSVIRWLYGRPLETLLATWGISLILQQAIRTIFGPTNRQVDNPSWMSGAFEFGGLAITYNRMWIIVFSMAVFVALLLLLKRSKFGLQMRAVTQNRRMASSMGIRTPWVDALTFGLGSGIAGIAGVALSQIDNVSPNLGQNYIIDSFMVVVFGGVGNLWGTLVGALTLGIANKFLEPYAGAVLGKILILILIILFIQRRPRGLFALKGRAIEQ, encoded by the coding sequence ATGTATCGCGCCATCCAGACCTTTCTTGTCGCTACCTGCCTGCTGCTTAGTTGTTTGGCCACCGGCCTGCATGCGCAGGAAACCATTCGGTCCTATGTCAATGCGCTGGGTATCGGCGGTTTTCCGCAGAAAATAGAGGCGGTCAAGTCGCTTGCCGCTTCCGGTGATCCCAAGGTTGGCGAAATCCTGCAAAATCTCAGCGACGGTAAACTCTACGCCCCGAAAACCGGCGGTAAAGTCTATCTCGAAGGCGCCGATGCCGGAACCTATGTCGACGTCCTCACCGGCGCGCCGGTCGCGGACGCTCCCGGCAACCTTGCCAAGATCCGCCTGAACAACGGATTGCGCGGTGCAATCGGCGCCGCCCTCAGCCAACTGACGCTCTTGAGCCCGGACAGGGCGGCCCGTTTGGCTGCGTCGCGTGACCTTCTCAAGGATGCAAACCCCGACAATCTGGAATTGCTGAATTCAGCCCTGGCGCAGGAAAAAGACGCCGAGATCAAGACCACAATGGAGGCGGCGCGCGCCGTCATCCTGCTGAAGACCGATGCCAGTGTCGAGGAAAAGAGTGCCGCCATCGAGATGATCGCCGCCCGCGGAAACCGCGATGCGCTGACGATCCTGAGCATGGCTCTCAGCACCGCTCCGGATGACCTGAAGCCTGCCATCGAAAAGCATATGAGCGCGATCCAGGGCAGTCTCGCCCTTTGGGATGTGGCGCAGAACATCTGGTACGGCCTGTCGCTCGGCTCTGTTCTTCTCCTTGCCGCCATCGGTCTTGCGATCACCTTCGGCGTCATGGGCATCATCAATATGGCGCATGGCGAAATGGTCATGCTCGGTGCCTATACGACCTATGTGGTACAGCAGTCGCTGAGCGCGATTTCTCCTGAACTCGCCACCTATTCGCTGGCTTTCGCCGTGCCCGCCGCCTTCCTGTTTACTGGCCTCGTCGGCGTCGGGATCGAGCGCAGCGTCATCCGCTGGCTCTACGGCCGGCCGCTGGAGACGCTGCTTGCGACATGGGGCATTTCGCTGATCCTGCAGCAGGCGATCCGCACGATCTTCGGCCCGACCAACCGCCAGGTCGACAATCCGAGCTGGATGTCCGGCGCTTTCGAATTCGGCGGCCTTGCCATCACCTATAACCGCATGTGGATCATCGTCTTTTCGATGGCCGTCTTCGTGGCGCTGTTGCTTCTTCTGAAGCGCTCGAAATTCGGCCTGCAGATGCGCGCCGTCACCCAGAACCGGCGCATGGCCTCCTCCATGGGCATCCGCACACCCTGGGTGGATGCGTTGACCTTCGGCCTCGGCTCGGGCATTGCCGGCATTGCCGGCGTGGCACTCAGCCAGATCGACAATGTCTCGCCCAATCTCGGCCAGAACTACATCATCGACAGCTTCATGGTCGTGGTTTTCGGCGGCGTCGGCAATCTCTGGGGCACGCTCGTGGGCGCCCTGACGCTCGGCATCGCCAACAAGTTCCTGGAGCCCTATGCCGGCGCGGTGCTCGGCAAAATCCTCATCCTCATCCTCATCATCCTGTTCATCCAGCGGCGGCCACGCGGCCTGTTCGCGCTCAAGGGAAGGGCGATCGAACAATGA
- the urtA gene encoding urea ABC transporter substrate-binding protein, with the protein MKFKSHVMGAFLAAALAATAMSPAIAQEDTIKVGVLHSLSGTMAISETTLKDAMLMLIEEQNKKGGLLGKKLEAVVVDPASDWPLFAEKARELISVNKVSAVFGCWTSSSRKSVLPVFEELNSILFYPVQYEGEESSRNIFYTGAAPNQQAIPAVDYLMATEGVERFVLEGTDYVYPRTTNKILEAYLISKGIAKEDILINYTPFGFSDWQTEVAKIKEFGSAGKKTAVVSTINGDANVPFYKELGNQGIKATDIPVVAFSVGEEELAGLDTKPLVGHLAAWNYFQSVDAPVNAEFIKQWQTFTKNDKRVTNDPMEAAYIGFSAWVKAVEAAGTTDTDVVLDTIIGTSVPNLSGGYSTVMPNHHITKPVLIGEIQADGQFEIVQETPAVVGDEWSDYLPDSKDLISDWRKPMSCGNFNVATGKCGGKGS; encoded by the coding sequence ATGAAATTCAAATCTCACGTCATGGGCGCATTTCTGGCCGCGGCACTCGCTGCGACAGCAATGTCCCCTGCAATTGCTCAGGAAGACACGATCAAGGTCGGCGTTCTTCACTCGCTGTCTGGCACCATGGCGATTTCCGAGACGACGCTCAAGGACGCCATGCTGATGCTCATCGAAGAGCAGAACAAGAAGGGCGGCCTTCTCGGCAAGAAACTCGAAGCCGTCGTTGTCGATCCGGCGTCCGACTGGCCGCTGTTTGCCGAAAAGGCCCGCGAGCTGATTTCGGTCAACAAGGTTTCGGCCGTATTCGGTTGCTGGACCTCGTCGTCGCGCAAGTCGGTTCTGCCGGTTTTCGAAGAGCTGAACTCGATTCTGTTCTACCCGGTCCAGTACGAGGGTGAAGAATCCTCGCGCAACATCTTCTACACGGGTGCCGCGCCGAACCAGCAGGCGATCCCGGCCGTCGATTACCTGATGGCCACGGAAGGCGTCGAGCGCTTCGTGCTCGAAGGCACCGACTATGTCTATCCGCGCACGACCAACAAGATCCTTGAAGCCTATCTGATCTCGAAGGGCATCGCGAAGGAAGACATCCTCATCAACTACACGCCGTTCGGCTTCTCCGACTGGCAGACGGAAGTTGCCAAGATCAAGGAATTCGGATCGGCCGGCAAGAAGACCGCCGTCGTTTCGACGATCAACGGCGACGCCAACGTGCCGTTCTACAAGGAACTGGGCAACCAGGGCATCAAGGCAACAGACATTCCCGTCGTCGCCTTCTCGGTCGGTGAAGAAGAGCTGGCCGGTCTCGACACCAAGCCGCTCGTTGGTCATCTGGCTGCCTGGAACTACTTCCAGTCCGTCGATGCGCCCGTCAATGCCGAGTTCATCAAGCAGTGGCAGACGTTCACCAAGAACGACAAGCGCGTGACCAACGACCCGATGGAAGCCGCCTATATCGGCTTTTCCGCCTGGGTCAAGGCTGTCGAAGCTGCCGGGACGACGGATACCGACGTCGTTCTCGACACGATCATCGGCACATCCGTCCCGAACCTTTCGGGCGGCTATTCCACCGTCATGCCGAACCACCACATCACCAAGCCTGTCCTGATCGGAGAGATCCAGGCCGACGGCCAGTTCGAGATCGTTCAGGAAACACCGGCCGTGGTCGGTGACGAATGGTCCGACTATCTGCCGGACTCTAAGGATCTGATCTCCGATTGGCGCAAGCCGATGTCCTGCGGCAACTTCAACGTTGCCACCGGCAAATGCGGTGGCAAAGGCTCCTGA